One window of the Daphnia pulex isolate KAP4 chromosome 8, ASM2113471v1 genome contains the following:
- the LOC124201007 gene encoding aldehyde dehydrogenase, mitochondrial-like: MIRLINKAASLNLKCNLNSVAARCMSAAPSSGLPSPQTNPEILYTGVFINNEWHNSVSGKTFPVYNPSTGEAIANIQAAEKEDVNKAVKAAQNAFQLGSTWRTMNASSRGNLLNRLADLMERDRVYLASLETLNNGKPYSAAYAADLELSIKCLRYYAGWADKVQGKTIPVDGSFFAFTRHEPVGVCGQIIPWNFPLLMQAWKLGPALATGNTVVMKPAEQTPLTALYVAELIKEAGFPPGVVNIVPGFGPTAGAAIASHKGVDKVAFTGSTEIGHLVMTAAAQSNLKRVTLELGGKSPNIIFKDCDLDHAVETAHFGLFFNQGQCCCAGSRIFVEDSIYDEFVERSVERAKKRNVGNPFDLNVEQGPQVDEDQFKKILALIDTGKREGAKLLTGGQRYGDRGYFIQPTVFADVKDDMTIAREEIFGPVQQILKFSSMEEIVERANKTIYGLAAAVFTKDLDKAMYLSQGLRAGTVWINCYDVLEAQTPFGGFKMSGIGRELGEYGLQAYTEVKSVIVKMPQKNS; encoded by the exons ATGATTCGCTTAATCAATAAAGCTGCCAGTCTTAATCTCAAGTGCAATCTCAACTCTGTGGCTGCAAGGTGCATGTCAGCAGCACCTTCTTCAGGACTGCCTTCACCTCAAACAAATCCAGAAATTCTATATACAGGA GTGTTTATTAACAATGAGTGGCACAATTCTGTGTCTGGTAAAACTTTTCCAGTATATAACCCTTCCACTGGTGAAGCAATTGCAAATATACAAGCTGCTGAAAAG GAGGATGTTAACAAAGCTGTGAAAGCTGCCCAAAATGCATTTCAGTTGGGTTCTACTTGGAGAACCATGAATGCTTCTTCACGAGGAAATCTCTTGAATCGCCTAGCAGACCTCATGGAGAGGGACCGGGTTTATTTGGCT AGTTTGGAAACCCTGAACAATGGAAAACCTTACAGTGCAGCATATGCTGCTGACTTGGAGCTGAGCATCAAATGCTTGCGTTATTACGCCGGGTGGGCCGATAAGGTCCAAGGAAAAACCATCCCAGTTGACGGATCTTTCTTTGCATTTACTCGCCATGAACCCGTCGGAGTTTGCGGACAAATCATTCCATG GAATTTCCCGTTATTGATGCAAGCATGGAAATTGGGTCCAGCTCTAGCCACAg GAAACACTGTCGTCATGAAGCCAGCTGAGCAGACACCCTTAACTGCCCTTTACGTTGCTGAGCTTATCAAAGAAGCTGGATTTCCTCCAGGAGTAGTTAACATTGTACCTGGTTTCGGACCGACGGCTGGAGCTGCCATTGCGTcacacaaa GGTGTCGATAAAGTGGCATTTACTGGATCTACCGAG ATTGGACACCTGGTcatgacagcagcagctcaatcAAACTTGAAGCGCGTGACATTGGAGCTTGGTGGCAAGTCACCCAACATTATTTTCAAGGATTGCGATCTCGATCACGCAGTGGAAACCGCTCATTTTGGATTGTTCTTTAATCAG GGTCAATG CTGTTGCGCCGGATCTCGCATTTTCGTGGAAGATTCGATCTATGACGAATTTGTCGAGCGGAGCGTCGAACGtgccaaaaagagaaatgtggGCAATCCGTTTGATTTGAACGTCGAACAAGGACCTCAAGTGGACGAAGATCAGTTCAAAAAGATCCTGGCACTCATCGACACGGGTAAGAGAGAAGGTGCCAAACTTCTAACTGGCGGTCAACGATACGGAGACCGCGGTTATTTCATCCAGCCGACCGTGTTTGCTGACGTCAAAGATGACATGACCATCGCCAGAGAAGAG ATCTTTGGACCAGtgcaacaaattttgaagtttaGCTCGATGGAAGAGATCGTCGAACGCGCCAACAAGACCATCTACGGCCTGGCAGCTGCCGTCTTCACCAAGGATTTGGACAAGGCCATGTATCTCTCTCAAGGACTTCGCGCCGGAACTGTCTG GATCAATTGTTACGACGTTTTGGAAGCGCAAACGCCTTTCGGAGGCTTCAAAATGTCGGGTATCGGCCGTGAGTTGGGCGAATATGGCCTCCAGGCCTACACGGAAGTCAAAAGCGTCATCGTCAAGATGCCCCAGAAGAACAGCTAA
- the LOC124201004 gene encoding structural maintenance of chromosomes protein 6-like, producing the protein MKRAQSSQESSVLQNESGTLEITRHTDRSSETAGILKKIVLENFLCHDRLEVKFNEKINFIIGKNGSGKSAVLTGIVVALGERASATCRGQSIKDFVKTGKSKAVVSVTLINKGKGSYKRNIFGDTITIERTINASTGSGGYKIFNEQRKLISDKRSDLNRILAQMNIQVDNPVCILNQETAKNFLHSNDAQQKYKLFERATQMDAMRNEYSVAEDEISRSKACMKEKLQSLEILNADKNKWKTKKEWYDAINEIHDKKTKLENEIFWAQVEVFEKKASEALQRKNHQQSEIEKARVKIQEHEQRLVELQEKFQNRRSDAVEKKKELQIAREEFSVVDNQLTEMKNRHGTFQNDLRQLGNEKQRLIKDKAELKAEIDKLNREYGDSEHAKRKERREAELHQLNEKLENLESSRKVSEHQVEQLKNALMQLRNETLAVRSELTRTHNSLENKKKTLAQLQKSDSNSCAVYGDWVPKLLQRIDRTSFRGSKPKGPIGSYIKLRDRSWAPVVEHYFGPRLSCFVCSNDEDAKLLQKIVHEEAPRNGQAPKILVSCTNGQVHDVREHKVHCSQELISKDIHCLMDMLIIEDNEVTNVLIDLNGIEQVLLIGNDRDACYLLSDSSRVPYNCKSAITKEGNTYHPDPNYRSYCGRVGNTARYLQASVEDAIRNLHEEIENLQRDEIRISQNLKNFSMQIQNNEGQLRNEESKLSSTRREISDGQRKKKTLELENVEGGSTDVLALEEDLVDVENKLERIDDDIQTKTESFEELKREMQKLRQIVNQHQATISSLMADSGPLQDSFRFMETQQKNIKETIEKLSASLASMQSKLDSFEADYEEARAKAESEAALAAQASSRAPVTKSLKNLNSELRQLEQQIVAQEKELGSRDHVFAEYRKRKADFERAFEEVTGVQSSLKKMMDMSKKRKDFIKGFRNSIESRTYHIFRALLRTRNFEGELSFDHNEKTLSLMVVPPGRDGSSQPTSKRGRDSGATDIRSLSGGERSFATVCFILSLWDATESPFRILDEFDVFMDHVNRSICMDLLVTEARENSGRQFVFLTPLGLEKQQLNNMDDLSIFRMDDPNRRE; encoded by the exons ATGAAACGGGCTCAGAGTAGCCAAGAGTCATCGGTTCTCCAAAATGAAAGTGGAACCCTTGAAATTACCAGGCATACA GATCGATCTTCAGAAACCGCTgggatattgaaaaaaattgtactggaaaattttctatGTCATGATCGCCTGGAAgtgaaatttaatgaaaaaattaatttcatcattG gaaaaaatggcAGTGGAAAAAGTGCAGTTCTCACAGGGATAGTTGTTGCTCTTGGTGAAAGGGCTTCAGCCACATGTCGTGGTCAAAGTATTAAAG ATTTTGTAAAAACTGGCAAATCCAAAGCTGTTGTCTCTGTTACTTTAATAAATAAAGGGAAGGGTTCCTACAAGCGAAACATTTTTGGTGATACCATCACAATAGAACGAACAATCAATGCTTCAACAGGAAGTGGAGGATACAAAATTTTCAACGAACAAC ggAAACTCATCAGCGACAAGCGAAGTGATCTTAACAGAATCCTCGCTCAAATGAACATTCAAGTGGACAATCCAGTATGTATTTTAAACCAAGAAACAGCGAAGAACTTTCTGCACAGTAACGACGCTCAGCAAAAATACAAGCTGTTCGAACGTGCAACACAGATGGATGCGATGCGTAACGAGTATTCAGTAGCAGAGGATGAGATATCAAGAAGCAAGGCTTGCATGAAAGAAAAGTTACAG AGTTTGGAAATCTTAAATGCTGATAAGAATAAATGGAAGACCAAAAAGGAATGGTATGATGCAATCAATGAAATCCatgacaagaaaacaaaattagaaaatgaaatattttgggcACAAGTTGAAGTTTTCGAGAAGAAAGCGTCTGAAGCATTACAAAGAAAGAATCATCAGCAGTCAGAAATTGAAaag GCTCGCGTTAAAATTCAAGAACATGAACAACGGTTGGTTGAATTGCAAGAAAAGTTCCAAAATCGCAGATCAGACGccgttgaaaagaaaaaagag TTGCAAATTGCTCGAGAAGAATTCTCTGTCGTTGATAACCAACtaaccgaaatgaaaaatcGGCATGGAACG tttCAGAATGATCTTAGGCAACTGGGCAATGAAAAACAGCGTCTTATAAAAGATAAGGCAGAACTGAAAGCGGAAATTGACAAATTAAATAGGGA GTACGGTGACAGCGAACATGCTAAAAGAAAGGAGAGGAGAGAAGCAGAATTGCACCAATTAAATgaaaagttggaaaacttgGAGTCGTCGCGAAAAGTTTCTGAACATCAAGTCGAACAGCTAAAAAATGCTTTGATGCAATTGAGAAACGAAACTTTGGCTGTGAGGAGTGAATTGACGCGTACTCACAATAGCTTAG aaaataagaaaaagacacTGGCTCAGCTCCAAAAATCAGATTCAAACTCATGTGCAGTCTATGGAGATTGGGTCCCTAAATTGCTTCAAAGAATTGACAGAACGTCGTTTAGGGGATCAAAGCCTAAAGGGCCAATCG GTTCTTACATTAAACTTCGAGATAGATCTTGGGCACCTGTAGTAGAGCATTATTTCGGGCCGAGGCTTTCCTGTTTTGTTTGCTCCAATGATGAAGACGCGAAGTTACTCCAGAAAATAGTTCACGAGGAAGCGCCGCGAAACGGACAAGCTCCAAAAATTCTTGTTTCGTGTACGAATGGCCAG GTTCATGACGTTAGGGAACACAAGGTTCATTGCAGTCAGGAATTGATAAGCAAAGATATTCATTGTTTAATGGATATGTTGATAATTGAAGATAACGAAGTTACGAATGTCTTGATAGACTTAAACGGCATTGAACAAGTTCTCCTTATTGGTAATGACCGAGATGCGTGCTATTTATTGTCGGATTCCTCTCGAGTGCCTTATAATTGCAAAAGTGCGATCACCAAAGAAGGAAATACTTATCATCCGGATCCAAATTATCGTTCTTACTGTGGAAGagtgggaaatacggccagatATCTTCAAGCCTCGGTGGAAGACGCAATTCG GAATTTAcacgaagaaattgaaaacctCCAGCGCGATGAAATAAGAATCAgccaaaacttgaaaaacttcAGTatgcaaattcaaaataatgaaGGGCAGTTAAGAAACGAAGAATCAAAACTCTCGTCGACACGGAGAGAAATATCTGATGGtcagaggaaaaaaaagacactcGAGTTAGAAAATGTCGAAGGCGGTTCTACGGATGTTCTGGCTTTg GAAGAAGATTTAGTTGATGTTGAAAATAAGTTGGAAAGGATTGATGACGATATCCAAACTAAGACTGAAAGTTTCGAAGAACTAAAGCGCGAGATGCAAAAATTACGACAAATTGTTAACCAGCACCAGGCCACTATTTCTTCCTTGATGGCAGACAGCGGGCCATTGCAG GACTCGTTTAGATTCATggaaacccaacaaaaaaacatcaagGAGACAATTGAGAAGTTGTCTGCTTCACTTGCCAGTATGCAATCAAAGTTGGATTCTTTTGAAGCAGATTATGAAGAAGCTAGGGCTAAAGCAGAATCGGAAGCCGCTTTGGCTGCACAGGCATCCTCCCGGGCACCAGTGACTAA atcTTTAAAGAACCTTAATTCAGAGTTAAGACAATTGGAGCAGCAAATCGTTGCACAAGAAAAGGAACTAGGATCCCGTGACCATGTTTTTGCAGAATATCGAAAGCGCAAAGCAGATTTTGAACGAGCTTTCGAGGAAGTCACAGGAGTACAGAGTTCTTTAAAA AAAATGATGGACATGAGCAAGAAGCGTAAAGATTTCATTAAAGGGTTTCGCAATAGCATCGAATCAAGAACATACCATATTTTTCGGGCTCTTCTAAGAACTCGTAACTTTGAA GGAGAACTTTCGTTCGACCACAATGAAAAGACACTTTCGTTGATGGTTGTTCCACCTGGTCGTGATGGATCCTCTCAACCTACGTCTAAACGCGGTCGTGACAGTGGTGCAACGGACATTCGATCCTTAAGCGGCGGAGAGCGTTCTTTTGCGACGGTCTGCTTCATTTTGTCGTTGTGGGATGCCACCGAAAGCCCATTCAGAATCCTCGATGAGTTTGACGTATTTATG GACCATGTTAATCGTTCGATCTGTATGGATTTATTGGTTACCGAAGCAAGAGAAAACTCAGGacgtcaatttgtttttctcacgCCCCTTGGATTGGAAAAGCAGCAGCTGAATAATATGGATGACCTATCCATCTTCAG AATGGATGATCCTAACCGTCGGGAGTAA
- the LOC124201012 gene encoding dolichol kinase-like isoform X3: MELINRIENPCNYQISKVVKLRPGAKVGSWCGFVLPISMIFSCLKYHETVSTSYKLATICSTVSLVFLYMNLFNKKPLITHVTALAVALSGCLLTGTALVTVMKFTCFMILINIKSYTFLCKLFLHFPCSFSIGEAILAVQGTIVFCFVSISNCVLDGSNLSTAFCQIFLLGIGSFLLGTGLIQQFQQFLPFILLLFTVMGTVTIPIMLLVMKKNPITWFLIDFIFLDTTRVFLILYWLACTILALAIAWWFGNGSSVKLTVLRKYFHGVVIAIYLPGVFFDTELLFVASVMVLAAFLLLESVRLYNLDYVGDILNKNMVGFLDEKDQGTLILTHIYLLIGCSLPIWIFPLESAMDTTDKLLLCSGVVSLGIGDTAASIGGTLWGKNKFPGSSKSIEGTVCSILAEILFLVIMFHLGVFGDSPRLPWLSFIGAAVVTSLVEACTTQVDNLVLPLVMYIIVMI; encoded by the exons ATGGAGTTAATCAATAGAATAGAGAATCCATGCAACTACCAAATCAgtaaagttgtaaaattaag GCCAGGAGCAAAGGTTGGATCATGGTGTGGATTTGTCCTGCCAATTTCCAtgatattttcttgtttaaaataCCATGAAACTGTTTCCACAAGTTACAAGTTAGCAACCATTTGCTCAACAGTGTCATTAGTCTTCTTGTATATGAATCTGTTTAACAAGAAACCACTTATAACACATGTTACAGCTTTAGCTGTGGCTCTTTCTGGTTGTTTACTAACTGGGACTGCACTAGTAACTGTGATGAAATTTACATGCTTTATGATCCTCATCAACATCAAGAGTTACACATTCTTGTGtaaactttttcttcactttccaTGCAGCTTTTCAATTGGTGAAGCAATTCTTGCTGTTCAGGGgacaattgttttttgttttgtttcaatatcAAATTGTGTGTTGGATGGCTCCAATCTCAGCACTGCTTTTTGCCAA atttttcttttgggaattGGATCATTTCTTCTTGGTACTGGCCTGATacaacaatttcaacaatttttgcCTTTCATTCTACTGCTTTTCACTGTGATGGGAACTGTAACAATTCCAATTATGCTTCTAGTTATGAAAAAGAACCCTATTACCTGGTTTCTGATagactttatttttctggacACAACAAGG GTATTTCTCATATTGTATTGGCTAGCATGTACTATTTTGGCCTTAGCAATTGCTTGGTGGTTTGGAAACGGTTCTTCCGTCAAACTAACCGTCCTGCGCAAATATTTCCATGGCGTCGTTATTGCCATCTATTTGCCCGGAGTATTTTTCGACACTGAACTACTCTTTGTAGCTTCGGTTATGGTCTTGGCTGCCTTTCTTCTATTAGAGTCAGTTCGACTGTACAATCTGGACTACGTGGGAGACATTCTAAACAAGAACATGGTCGGCTTTCTTGACGAAAAAGACCAAGGAACCCTCATACTCACTCATATTTACTTACTGATTGGTTGTTCGTTACCAATATGGATCTTCCCTCTCGAATCAGCAATGGACACAACAGATAAACTGCTACTGTGCTCTGGTGTAGTGTCACTTGGAATCGGGGACACTGCTGCAAGCATTGGCGGAACTTTGTGGGGCAAAAACAAGTTTCCTGGTAGCTCCAAGAGTATCGAAGGGACAGTGTGCTCTATATTGGCGGAAATCCTGTTCCTAGTCATCATGTTTCATTTAG GCGTGTTTGGAGATTCCCCCCGATTGCCGTGGCTTAGCTTTATTGGGGCCGCCGTAGTCACTTCTCTCGTTGAAGCCTGTACAACTCAAGTTGATAACCTTGTTTTGCCGTTAGTCATGTACATCATTGTTATGATCTAA
- the LOC124201012 gene encoding dolichol kinase-like isoform X2, whose product MELINRIENPCNYQISKVVKLRLLIYRPGAKVGSWCGFVLPISMIFSCLKYHETVSTSYKLATICSTVSLVFLYMNLFNKKPLITHVTALAVALSGCLLTGTALVTVMKFTCFMILINIKSYTFLCKLFLHFPCSFSIGEAILAVQGTIVFCFVSISNCVLDGSNLSTAFCQIFLLGIGSFLLGTGLIQQFQQFLPFILLLFTVMGTVTIPIMLLVMKKNPITWFLIDFIFLDTTRVFLILYWLACTILALAIAWWFGNGSSVKLTVLRKYFHGVVIAIYLPGVFFDTELLFVASVMVLAAFLLLESVRLYNLDYVGDILNKNMVGFLDEKDQGTLILTHIYLLIGCSLPIWIFPLESAMDTTDKLLLCSGVVSLGIGDTAASIGGTLWGKNKFPGSSKSIEGTVCSILAEILFLVIMFHLGVFGDSPRLPWLSFIGAAVVTSLVEACTTQVDNLVLPLVMYIIVMI is encoded by the exons ATGGAGTTAATCAATAGAATAGAGAATCCATGCAACTACCAAATCAgtaaagttgtaaaattaag ATTATTGATTTATAGGCCAGGAGCAAAGGTTGGATCATGGTGTGGATTTGTCCTGCCAATTTCCAtgatattttcttgtttaaaataCCATGAAACTGTTTCCACAAGTTACAAGTTAGCAACCATTTGCTCAACAGTGTCATTAGTCTTCTTGTATATGAATCTGTTTAACAAGAAACCACTTATAACACATGTTACAGCTTTAGCTGTGGCTCTTTCTGGTTGTTTACTAACTGGGACTGCACTAGTAACTGTGATGAAATTTACATGCTTTATGATCCTCATCAACATCAAGAGTTACACATTCTTGTGtaaactttttcttcactttccaTGCAGCTTTTCAATTGGTGAAGCAATTCTTGCTGTTCAGGGgacaattgttttttgttttgtttcaatatcAAATTGTGTGTTGGATGGCTCCAATCTCAGCACTGCTTTTTGCCAA atttttcttttgggaattGGATCATTTCTTCTTGGTACTGGCCTGATacaacaatttcaacaatttttgcCTTTCATTCTACTGCTTTTCACTGTGATGGGAACTGTAACAATTCCAATTATGCTTCTAGTTATGAAAAAGAACCCTATTACCTGGTTTCTGATagactttatttttctggacACAACAAGG GTATTTCTCATATTGTATTGGCTAGCATGTACTATTTTGGCCTTAGCAATTGCTTGGTGGTTTGGAAACGGTTCTTCCGTCAAACTAACCGTCCTGCGCAAATATTTCCATGGCGTCGTTATTGCCATCTATTTGCCCGGAGTATTTTTCGACACTGAACTACTCTTTGTAGCTTCGGTTATGGTCTTGGCTGCCTTTCTTCTATTAGAGTCAGTTCGACTGTACAATCTGGACTACGTGGGAGACATTCTAAACAAGAACATGGTCGGCTTTCTTGACGAAAAAGACCAAGGAACCCTCATACTCACTCATATTTACTTACTGATTGGTTGTTCGTTACCAATATGGATCTTCCCTCTCGAATCAGCAATGGACACAACAGATAAACTGCTACTGTGCTCTGGTGTAGTGTCACTTGGAATCGGGGACACTGCTGCAAGCATTGGCGGAACTTTGTGGGGCAAAAACAAGTTTCCTGGTAGCTCCAAGAGTATCGAAGGGACAGTGTGCTCTATATTGGCGGAAATCCTGTTCCTAGTCATCATGTTTCATTTAG GCGTGTTTGGAGATTCCCCCCGATTGCCGTGGCTTAGCTTTATTGGGGCCGCCGTAGTCACTTCTCTCGTTGAAGCCTGTACAACTCAAGTTGATAACCTTGTTTTGCCGTTAGTCATGTACATCATTGTTATGATCTAA
- the LOC124201012 gene encoding dolichol kinase-like isoform X1 — MELINRIENPCNYQISKVVKLRPGAKVGSWCGFVLPISMIFSCLKYHETVSTSYKLATICSTVSLVFLYMNLFNKKPLITHVTALAVALSGCLLTGTALVTVMKFTCFMILINIKSYTFLCKLFLHFPCSFSIGEAILAVQGTIVFCFVSISNCVLDGSNLSTAFCQIFLLGIGSFLLGTGLIQQFQQFLPFILLLFTVMGTVTIPIMLLVMKKNPITWFLIDFIFLDTTRVPKLFSIMSDICIIHSHFSLQVFLILYWLACTILALAIAWWFGNGSSVKLTVLRKYFHGVVIAIYLPGVFFDTELLFVASVMVLAAFLLLESVRLYNLDYVGDILNKNMVGFLDEKDQGTLILTHIYLLIGCSLPIWIFPLESAMDTTDKLLLCSGVVSLGIGDTAASIGGTLWGKNKFPGSSKSIEGTVCSILAEILFLVIMFHLGVFGDSPRLPWLSFIGAAVVTSLVEACTTQVDNLVLPLVMYIIVMI; from the exons ATGGAGTTAATCAATAGAATAGAGAATCCATGCAACTACCAAATCAgtaaagttgtaaaattaag GCCAGGAGCAAAGGTTGGATCATGGTGTGGATTTGTCCTGCCAATTTCCAtgatattttcttgtttaaaataCCATGAAACTGTTTCCACAAGTTACAAGTTAGCAACCATTTGCTCAACAGTGTCATTAGTCTTCTTGTATATGAATCTGTTTAACAAGAAACCACTTATAACACATGTTACAGCTTTAGCTGTGGCTCTTTCTGGTTGTTTACTAACTGGGACTGCACTAGTAACTGTGATGAAATTTACATGCTTTATGATCCTCATCAACATCAAGAGTTACACATTCTTGTGtaaactttttcttcactttccaTGCAGCTTTTCAATTGGTGAAGCAATTCTTGCTGTTCAGGGgacaattgttttttgttttgtttcaatatcAAATTGTGTGTTGGATGGCTCCAATCTCAGCACTGCTTTTTGCCAA atttttcttttgggaattGGATCATTTCTTCTTGGTACTGGCCTGATacaacaatttcaacaatttttgcCTTTCATTCTACTGCTTTTCACTGTGATGGGAACTGTAACAATTCCAATTATGCTTCTAGTTATGAAAAAGAACCCTATTACCTGGTTTCTGATagactttatttttctggacACAACAAGGGTACCAAAACTATTTAGCATCATGTCAGACATTTGCATAATCCATTCCCATTTCTCTTTGCAGGTATTTCTCATATTGTATTGGCTAGCATGTACTATTTTGGCCTTAGCAATTGCTTGGTGGTTTGGAAACGGTTCTTCCGTCAAACTAACCGTCCTGCGCAAATATTTCCATGGCGTCGTTATTGCCATCTATTTGCCCGGAGTATTTTTCGACACTGAACTACTCTTTGTAGCTTCGGTTATGGTCTTGGCTGCCTTTCTTCTATTAGAGTCAGTTCGACTGTACAATCTGGACTACGTGGGAGACATTCTAAACAAGAACATGGTCGGCTTTCTTGACGAAAAAGACCAAGGAACCCTCATACTCACTCATATTTACTTACTGATTGGTTGTTCGTTACCAATATGGATCTTCCCTCTCGAATCAGCAATGGACACAACAGATAAACTGCTACTGTGCTCTGGTGTAGTGTCACTTGGAATCGGGGACACTGCTGCAAGCATTGGCGGAACTTTGTGGGGCAAAAACAAGTTTCCTGGTAGCTCCAAGAGTATCGAAGGGACAGTGTGCTCTATATTGGCGGAAATCCTGTTCCTAGTCATCATGTTTCATTTAG GCGTGTTTGGAGATTCCCCCCGATTGCCGTGGCTTAGCTTTATTGGGGCCGCCGTAGTCACTTCTCTCGTTGAAGCCTGTACAACTCAAGTTGATAACCTTGTTTTGCCGTTAGTCATGTACATCATTGTTATGATCTAA
- the LOC124201028 gene encoding calmodulin-like isoform X2, producing the protein MARHFKEQDIAEFRDCFSLYARNGYIETMETLMVIMRSLRTSPTPPELKVYMKNGKISFADFLEVMHAHTVKEKSSKDIQAAFRAADTNGRGVISYKELRHILCGWGEKLSTKEVEQIFREAHIKANAPVKYEDFIKVVTSPVPDYYY; encoded by the exons ATG GCCAGACATTTTAAAGAACAAGATATTGCAG AATTCAGAGATTGCTTCTCTCTGTATGCAAGAAATGGATATATTGAAACTATGGAAACACTAATGGTGATCATGAGATCACTTAGAACAAGTCCAACACCACCTGAGCTCAAGGTTTACATGAAGAATggcaaaatttcatttgctgACTTCCTAGAGGTTATGCATGCTCATACAGTGAAAGAAAAGTCATCGAAAGATATACAGGCAGCATTCAGAGCTGCTGATACAAATGGTAGAGGTGTTATTTCCTATAAAGAGTTGCGCCACATTCTTTGTGGTTGGGGAGAAAAGCTGTCAACCAAAGAAG ttGAACAAATATTTCGTGAAGCACACATAAAGGCTAATGCACCAGTGAAATATGAAGACTTTATCAAGG
- the LOC124201028 gene encoding calmodulin-like protein 4 isoform X1: protein MLNDSEFYFMQARHFKEQDIAEFRDCFSLYARNGYIETMETLMVIMRSLRTSPTPPELKVYMKNGKISFADFLEVMHAHTVKEKSSKDIQAAFRAADTNGRGVISYKELRHILCGWGEKLSTKEVEQIFREAHIKANAPVKYEDFIKVVTSPVPDYYY, encoded by the exons ATGCTTAATGATTCTGAATTTTACTTCATGCAGGCCAGACATTTTAAAGAACAAGATATTGCAG AATTCAGAGATTGCTTCTCTCTGTATGCAAGAAATGGATATATTGAAACTATGGAAACACTAATGGTGATCATGAGATCACTTAGAACAAGTCCAACACCACCTGAGCTCAAGGTTTACATGAAGAATggcaaaatttcatttgctgACTTCCTAGAGGTTATGCATGCTCATACAGTGAAAGAAAAGTCATCGAAAGATATACAGGCAGCATTCAGAGCTGCTGATACAAATGGTAGAGGTGTTATTTCCTATAAAGAGTTGCGCCACATTCTTTGTGGTTGGGGAGAAAAGCTGTCAACCAAAGAAG ttGAACAAATATTTCGTGAAGCACACATAAAGGCTAATGCACCAGTGAAATATGAAGACTTTATCAAGG